One segment of Pseudobythopirellula maris DNA contains the following:
- the dnaG gene encoding DNA primase codes for MDLHAAQDAKEQVRQATDIVDLVGGYMQLRRQGRGYVGLCPWHDDTRPSMQVNPDRQSFKCWVCDIGGDVFSFLMRIEGLEFREALEALADRAGITLAASAPSGPAGGPGDKRALLAALAWAEERFHRCLVSDPAAEPARRYLAERGVSQESITRFHIGYSPDGWDWLAKGAASTPHSSAVLERVGLILPRKSGQGYVDRFRGRVMFPIRDLRSRPIAFGGRVLPELAAREAAGGYTPAKYVNSPEGPTYSKSDQLYALDLARDSVQKLEQIVVMEGYTDVIMAHQHGVENVVAVCGTALGERHLRLIRRFTDSIALVLDGDEAGRKRANDILELFVANQVDLRILTLPDNIDPCDFIGTPMEGQTEGRGADAFRALLAAAPDAMEHKLRTATEGMVLTADNTHDATRAVEQVLATLAKTRVGLGEATSAVMLREQGLVARLSRRFGLAEEAIRRRLAELRRGEGRPATVRREEPSLEETAPRLKASSLPVWDREALELMLLDHSTANELVAGLEPADFRSELGRRVFDFASRALDPDRQEGAVVSRLMLASEDERLKSLLVELDESAQDRAESDRARRVHDLLIGRQRRRDDADTQAGINALKRGDLDPTQEAETLQNLFATRKNRQAGS; via the coding sequence GTGGACCTGCACGCCGCACAAGACGCCAAGGAGCAAGTACGCCAAGCGACCGACATCGTCGACCTGGTGGGGGGCTACATGCAGCTGCGCCGCCAGGGACGCGGCTACGTGGGCCTCTGCCCGTGGCATGACGACACGCGGCCGAGCATGCAGGTGAATCCCGACCGGCAGTCGTTCAAGTGCTGGGTCTGCGACATCGGCGGCGACGTGTTCAGCTTCCTGATGCGGATCGAGGGGCTCGAGTTCCGCGAAGCGCTCGAGGCGCTCGCCGACCGGGCGGGCATCACGCTCGCCGCTTCCGCCCCGAGCGGCCCGGCCGGCGGCCCGGGCGACAAACGCGCCTTGCTCGCCGCTTTGGCCTGGGCCGAGGAGCGGTTCCACCGCTGCTTGGTGAGCGACCCCGCCGCCGAACCGGCGCGGCGTTATCTCGCCGAGCGCGGCGTGTCGCAGGAGAGCATCACGCGGTTTCACATCGGCTACTCGCCCGACGGCTGGGACTGGCTCGCCAAGGGCGCCGCCTCCACACCCCACTCTTCGGCCGTGCTGGAGCGTGTCGGGCTGATCCTGCCGCGCAAGAGCGGCCAGGGCTACGTCGACCGGTTCCGCGGCCGGGTGATGTTCCCGATCCGCGACCTCAGGTCGCGGCCGATCGCGTTCGGCGGGCGGGTGCTGCCGGAGCTAGCAGCCCGCGAGGCGGCGGGCGGCTACACGCCGGCCAAGTACGTCAACTCGCCCGAGGGGCCCACGTACTCCAAGAGCGATCAGCTCTACGCCCTGGACCTGGCCCGGGACTCGGTGCAGAAGCTCGAGCAGATCGTGGTGATGGAGGGCTACACGGACGTGATCATGGCCCACCAGCACGGCGTGGAGAACGTGGTGGCGGTGTGCGGCACGGCCCTGGGCGAGCGTCACCTGCGACTGATCCGCCGCTTCACCGATAGCATTGCGCTCGTGCTCGATGGCGACGAGGCGGGACGCAAGCGTGCGAACGACATCCTCGAATTATTTGTGGCGAATCAGGTCGATCTGCGTATTCTGACCTTGCCCGATAACATCGATCCGTGTGATTTTATTGGTACGCCCATGGAAGGGCAGACCGAGGGCCGCGGCGCCGACGCATTCCGAGCGTTGCTTGCCGCCGCCCCCGACGCGATGGAACACAAACTGCGCACGGCGACCGAAGGAATGGTCCTTACCGCGGACAACACGCACGACGCCACGCGGGCGGTTGAGCAAGTGCTCGCCACGCTCGCCAAAACGCGCGTCGGGCTAGGCGAAGCGACTTCGGCGGTCATGCTGCGTGAGCAGGGCCTGGTCGCCCGCTTGTCGCGCCGCTTCGGCTTGGCCGAAGAAGCGATCCGCCGCCGGCTCGCCGAACTGCGTCGCGGCGAGGGCCGCCCCGCGACGGTGCGTCGCGAAGAACCGTCTTTAGAGGAGACCGCGCCGCGGCTCAAGGCGTCTTCGCTCCCGGTGTGGGACCGCGAGGCGCTCGAGCTCATGCTGCTCGACCACTCGACGGCGAACGAACTCGTGGCCGGGCTCGAGCCGGCCGACTTCCGCTCGGAGCTAGGCCGGCGGGTGTTTGACTTCGCGTCTCGCGCGCTCGACCCGGACCGCCAAGAGGGCGCCGTGGTCAGCCGCCTGATGCTCGCCAGCGAAGACGAGCGGCTCAAGAGCCTGCTCGTCGAGCTCGACGAATCGGCCCAGGACCGCGCCGAGAGCGACCGGGCCCGCCGCGTTCACGACTTGCTGATCGGCCGCCAGCGTCGCCGCGACGACGCCGACACCCAGGCCGGCATCAACGCCTTGAAAAGAGGAGACCTCGACCCGACGCAAGAAGCCGAAACCCTCCAAAACTTGTTCGCTACCCGCAAGAACCGGCAGGCCGGATCCTAG
- the nth gene encoding endonuclease III: MAKPLADLAERKAQSKRVLRRLKADYPEVECALAHDSPEQLLVATILSAQCTDARVNIVTKELFAKHPTPADLAKLPIARLEGFVKSTGFFRNKAKNIKACCIELVEKHGGEVPQDMDTLVGLAGVGRKTANVVLGTAFGLATGVVVDTHVGRLSRRTGLTAEKDPVKVERGLMEILPRKEWVDFSHRMIYHGRQICDARRPKCDECSMRKFCPQIGV, encoded by the coding sequence GTGGCCAAACCCCTTGCCGATCTCGCCGAGCGCAAAGCGCAGTCGAAGCGCGTGCTGCGGCGGCTCAAGGCGGATTACCCCGAGGTCGAGTGTGCGTTGGCGCACGACTCGCCCGAGCAATTGCTGGTGGCCACGATCCTCTCGGCCCAGTGCACCGACGCCCGGGTGAACATCGTCACCAAGGAGCTGTTCGCCAAGCACCCCACGCCGGCCGACCTTGCCAAGCTGCCGATCGCCCGGCTCGAGGGGTTTGTGAAGAGCACCGGTTTCTTCCGCAACAAGGCGAAGAACATCAAGGCGTGCTGCATCGAACTCGTCGAGAAGCACGGCGGCGAGGTCCCCCAAGACATGGACACCTTGGTCGGCCTGGCTGGGGTCGGCCGCAAGACGGCGAACGTGGTGCTAGGCACGGCGTTCGGCTTGGCCACGGGCGTGGTGGTCGACACGCACGTCGGCCGCCTCAGCCGTCGGACCGGTCTGACGGCCGAAAAAGACCCGGTGAAGGTCGAGCGCGGCTTAATGGAGATTCTCCCGCGCAAAGAGTGGGTCGACTTTTCGCACCGAATGATCTACCACGGACGTCAGATTTGCGACGCCCGCCGCCCGAAGTGCGACGAGTGCTCGATGCGGAAGTTCTGCCCCCAGATCGGCGTTTGA
- the dcd gene encoding dCTP deaminase yields MILSGQEIRGRMGGDIVIEPYAEERLNPNSYNLTLHNELMVYEELVLDMAKANRVRRVEIPEEGLVLGPNQLYLGRTVERTTTHNLVPQIEGRSSVGRLGLFVHVTAGFGDVGFSGFWTLEMFAVQPVRIYPGVPICQIFYHEIKGEITEYASKYQHNRDIQPSLLFEEIRPEQEGDPQLPLNFGIERPRATT; encoded by the coding sequence ATGATCTTATCGGGCCAAGAAATCCGCGGTCGCATGGGCGGCGACATCGTCATCGAGCCCTACGCCGAGGAGCGACTCAACCCGAACAGCTACAACTTGACGCTCCACAACGAGCTGATGGTCTACGAGGAGCTGGTCCTGGACATGGCCAAGGCCAACCGAGTGCGGCGGGTCGAGATCCCCGAGGAGGGATTGGTGCTCGGCCCGAACCAACTCTACCTGGGCCGCACCGTGGAGCGGACCACCACGCACAACCTCGTGCCGCAGATCGAAGGGCGTTCGTCGGTCGGCCGGCTGGGGCTCTTCGTCCACGTGACGGCGGGCTTTGGCGATGTGGGCTTCAGCGGCTTTTGGACACTCGAGATGTTCGCCGTCCAGCCGGTGCGGATCTACCCCGGCGTGCCGATCTGCCAGATCTTCTACCACGAGATCAAGGGCGAGATCACCGAGTACGCCAGCAAGTACCAGCACAACCGCGACATCCAGCCGAGCCTGCTGTTCGAAGAGATCCGCCCCGAGCAAGAAGGCGACCCCCAGTTGCCGCTCAACTTCGGCATCGAGCGGCCGCGCGCGACGACGTGA
- a CDS encoding sigma-70 family RNA polymerase sigma factor: MTLLDSNLSTICALAKKQGYLTYDQVYAYLPDETHGTEKIEALLGAVERMGVELVNAPRQASGEASQTADGGDRGHLLNDPIASGSSDPIRMYLSQMAEIPLLTREEEIALAKKIELTRKRFRRNLLRSFYALEATVKVLEQVHAGELPFDRTIKVSLTEGLTKEQVSARMPTNLATLRGLMTQQRSDFALMSHHGATAEAKDAARGRYLRRREKMLTLVEELSLRMRRLQPLIKELQQFSERADHLHKLLDELRASDAPAHRFAPVRAELRAIARRTLETPTSLRCRADAVRRQHREFENVKRELSGGNLRLVVSIAKKYRNRGLSFLDLIQEGNTGLMRAVDKYEYRRGFKFSTYATWWIRQAITRAIADQARTIRIPVHMIDVLTKLRNTAKRLQQERGREPSVEEISLASGVSLEETERVLDIGRHPVSLDRPIGDGDDCSFGEFVEDHSTENPTKLANNGLLRERIDELLKTLTYREREIVRLRYGLADGYSYTLEEVGRIFKVTRERVRQIEAKAVAKLQNPVRSQMLSSFVPEFPLVMDDEVESAAA; the protein is encoded by the coding sequence GTGACCCTACTCGATAGCAATCTTTCGACGATCTGCGCCCTCGCCAAGAAGCAGGGCTACCTCACCTACGATCAGGTTTACGCCTACCTGCCCGACGAGACCCACGGCACCGAGAAGATCGAAGCGCTCCTGGGCGCCGTCGAGCGGATGGGCGTGGAGCTCGTGAACGCCCCGCGGCAGGCCTCGGGCGAGGCCTCGCAGACCGCCGATGGCGGCGACCGCGGCCACCTGCTCAACGATCCGATCGCGAGCGGCTCGAGCGACCCGATCCGGATGTACCTCTCGCAGATGGCGGAGATCCCGCTGCTGACGCGTGAGGAAGAGATCGCCCTGGCCAAGAAGATCGAGCTCACCCGCAAGCGGTTCCGCCGCAATTTGCTCCGCTCGTTCTACGCCCTCGAGGCCACCGTGAAGGTGCTCGAGCAGGTCCACGCCGGCGAGCTGCCGTTCGACCGCACGATCAAGGTGTCGCTCACCGAGGGGCTGACCAAGGAGCAGGTGTCGGCCCGCATGCCGACGAACCTGGCCACGCTCCGCGGCCTGATGACGCAGCAGCGCAGCGACTTCGCGTTGATGTCGCACCACGGCGCCACGGCCGAGGCGAAGGACGCGGCGCGCGGCCGCTACCTGCGTCGGCGTGAGAAGATGCTCACGCTGGTCGAGGAGCTGAGCCTGAGGATGCGTCGCTTGCAGCCGCTCATCAAGGAGCTCCAGCAGTTCTCCGAGCGCGCCGACCACCTGCACAAGCTGCTCGACGAGCTGCGCGCCTCGGACGCCCCGGCCCACCGTTTCGCGCCGGTGCGGGCCGAGCTGCGGGCCATCGCCCGCCGCACGCTCGAAACGCCCACCAGCCTCCGCTGCCGTGCGGACGCCGTGAGGCGTCAGCACCGCGAGTTCGAGAACGTCAAACGCGAGCTCTCGGGCGGCAACCTGCGGCTCGTCGTGTCGATCGCCAAGAAGTACCGCAACCGCGGCCTGTCGTTCCTCGACCTGATCCAAGAGGGCAACACCGGGCTGATGCGGGCGGTCGACAAGTACGAGTACCGCCGCGGCTTCAAGTTCAGCACTTACGCCACGTGGTGGATCCGCCAGGCGATCACCCGCGCGATCGCCGACCAGGCCCGCACGATCCGCATCCCCGTGCACATGATCGACGTGCTCACGAAGCTGCGCAACACGGCCAAGCGGCTCCAGCAGGAACGCGGCCGCGAGCCGAGTGTCGAGGAGATCTCGCTCGCCTCGGGCGTGTCGCTCGAAGAGACCGAGCGGGTGCTCGACATCGGCCGCCACCCGGTGAGCCTCGACCGCCCGATCGGCGACGGCGACGACTGCAGCTTCGGCGAGTTCGTCGAGGACCACTCGACCGAGAACCCCACCAAGCTGGCCAACAACGGCCTGTTGCGTGAGCGGATCGACGAGTTGCTCAAAACGCTCACCTACCGCGAGCGCGAGATCGTGCGACTCCGCTACGGCCTGGCCGACGGCTACTCGTACACGCTCGAAGAGGTCGGCCGCATCTTCAAGGTCACGCGTGAGCGGGTCCGCCAGATCGAGGCCAAGGCCGTGGCCAAGCTGCAGAACCCGGTCCGCAGCCAGATGCTCTCGAGCTTCGTGCCGGAGTTCCCGCTCGTGATGGACGACGAGGTCGAATCGGCCGCCGCCTGA
- a CDS encoding AAA family ATPase, which yields MSFPARTATDNDTVIMDAADRQAGEGPPGDGRLEALLDRIHQLTSNSEMEGISPAGPAAPPAGEPSPQPAPQQPPAATAQPEAMKAAATQDADAVVGGGETWFPVEPNSFREAGVSESEVQALVLKYLGARAEASGRDLCDQVKMPFRLIDPMMQGMKDDQLVAHKNAAVMNDYVYTLTGKGRDLAKKYSEHCTYFGSAPVPLKEYVDSVSKQTIADQHPTEEDLHRAFDDLLIDKKMLMRLGPAINSGRGLFLFGAPGNGKTSIAERVTKAFGEFIWIPRAIGIDGEIMRLFDPSMHEEAPPTASEGLIDDRKIDHRWVRILRPTIVVGGELTMDSLEVTLNTVTNVSESPVQMKSNCGTLVIDDFGRQRMTTDELLNRWIVPLEKRYDFLNLSSGKKIQVPFDQLIIFSTNLEPKDLVDDAFLRRIPYKIEVVDPEESAFRELLKIMARILKVEYNQEAVDYVIQTHYLAVNRPMRCCQPRDLLLQIRNYCHYVKQPPVMSRENFDFAVENYFAVM from the coding sequence ATGTCTTTTCCAGCACGCACCGCCACGGACAACGACACGGTGATCATGGACGCCGCCGACCGGCAGGCGGGAGAAGGGCCACCGGGCGACGGCCGTCTCGAGGCCTTGCTCGACCGCATCCACCAGCTCACCAGCAACTCGGAGATGGAAGGCATCTCCCCCGCCGGCCCAGCGGCCCCCCCCGCCGGAGAGCCCAGCCCGCAGCCCGCCCCCCAACAACCGCCCGCGGCCACAGCACAACCGGAAGCCATGAAAGCAGCCGCAACGCAAGACGCCGACGCCGTTGTCGGCGGAGGCGAGACGTGGTTTCCGGTCGAGCCCAACTCGTTCCGCGAGGCGGGCGTCAGCGAGAGCGAGGTGCAGGCGCTGGTGCTCAAGTACCTCGGCGCCCGCGCCGAGGCCTCGGGCCGCGACCTCTGCGATCAAGTCAAAATGCCCTTCCGCCTCATCGACCCGATGATGCAGGGCATGAAAGACGACCAGCTCGTGGCGCACAAGAACGCCGCGGTGATGAACGACTACGTTTACACCCTCACCGGCAAGGGCCGCGATCTCGCCAAGAAGTACTCCGAGCACTGCACCTACTTCGGCTCGGCCCCGGTGCCGCTGAAGGAATACGTCGACAGCGTCAGCAAGCAAACGATCGCCGACCAGCACCCCACCGAGGAGGACCTGCACCGCGCGTTCGACGACCTGCTGATCGACAAGAAGATGCTCATGCGGCTCGGCCCGGCGATCAACTCCGGTCGCGGGCTTTTCCTGTTCGGCGCGCCGGGCAACGGCAAGACGAGCATCGCCGAGCGGGTGACCAAGGCCTTCGGCGAGTTCATTTGGATACCACGCGCGATCGGCATCGACGGCGAGATCATGCGGTTGTTCGACCCCAGCATGCACGAGGAGGCGCCCCCCACCGCTTCGGAGGGCTTGATCGACGACCGCAAGATCGACCACCGCTGGGTCCGCATCCTGCGCCCCACGATCGTCGTGGGCGGCGAGCTCACGATGGACTCGCTCGAGGTGACGCTCAACACCGTGACCAATGTCTCCGAGTCGCCCGTGCAGATGAAGAGCAACTGCGGCACGCTCGTGATCGACGACTTCGGACGCCAGCGGATGACGACCGACGAGTTGCTCAACCGCTGGATCGTGCCGCTGGAGAAGCGCTACGACTTCCTCAACCTGTCGAGCGGCAAGAAGATCCAGGTGCCGTTCGACCAGCTGATCATCTTCTCGACGAACCTCGAGCCGAAGGACCTGGTCGACGACGCGTTCCTGCGACGCATCCCCTACAAGATCGAGGTGGTCGACCCCGAGGAGAGCGCCTTCCGCGAGCTGCTGAAGATCATGGCCCGCATCTTGAAGGTCGAGTACAACCAGGAGGCGGTCGACTACGTGATCCAGACACACTACCTGGCTGTGAACCGGCCGATGCGTTGCTGCCAGCCGCGCGACTTGTTGTTGCAGATCCGCAACTACTGCCACTACGTGAAGCAGCCGCCGGTGATGTCGCGCGAGAACTTCGACTTCGCGGTCGAGAACTACTTCGCGGTGATGTAG
- a CDS encoding zinc ribbon domain-containing protein, whose product MPTTISAAALRDLHFLHSQLADLRGRLERGPKQVMAHRANVAKLETAVAESHELVKQTRMAADKKQLDLKTDEARIEGWKGKLNTASSNKEFQTLKEQIEAAEMASSVAEDEILEMLGRVDQYVAGAAKAEATLQAGRDELEKVTAKVKETAAKLRDEIGRLEVQLTTAESALPSEFKDDYERVIRSKGADGLAESEGGVCGGCGQSITLNMQGDLKLNKPTFCKSCGCLLYTPAS is encoded by the coding sequence ATGCCGACGACTATTTCAGCTGCGGCCCTTCGCGACCTGCACTTTCTCCACAGCCAGCTGGCCGACCTACGCGGCCGCCTGGAGCGAGGCCCCAAGCAAGTGATGGCCCACCGGGCGAATGTCGCCAAGCTCGAGACCGCGGTCGCCGAGTCTCACGAGTTGGTCAAGCAAACCCGTATGGCGGCCGACAAGAAGCAGCTCGACCTGAAGACCGACGAGGCCCGGATCGAGGGGTGGAAGGGCAAGCTCAACACCGCCAGCAGCAACAAGGAGTTCCAGACGCTCAAGGAGCAGATCGAAGCCGCCGAGATGGCCAGCAGCGTGGCCGAGGACGAGATCCTCGAGATGCTCGGCCGGGTCGACCAATACGTCGCCGGCGCCGCCAAGGCGGAAGCGACCCTGCAGGCGGGGCGCGACGAACTGGAGAAGGTCACCGCCAAAGTGAAGGAGACGGCCGCGAAGCTCCGCGACGAGATCGGCCGACTAGAGGTCCAGCTCACCACGGCCGAGAGCGCGCTCCCGTCGGAGTTCAAGGACGACTACGAACGCGTCATCCGCAGCAAAGGCGCCGACGGGCTGGCCGAGTCAGAAGGCGGCGTGTGTGGCGGCTGCGGCCAGTCGATTACGCTCAACATGCAGGGCGATCTGAAGCTCAACAAGCCGACATTCTGCAAGTCGTGCGGCTGCCTGCTCTACACGCCGGCGTCATGA
- the greA gene encoding transcription elongation factor GreA, which yields MSDMLPMTRTGYDKLKAELEELEDVKMPAVAIRIAEARAEGDLKENTEYHGARESQGMLQAKINLLKDKLSRASIVDMSKLPKDEVVFGCTVKVKDLDFGDTEEFTMVGAGEEDFDEGKINITSPLAKGLVGKKVGEVAEIEVPAGVNKFEILEISFED from the coding sequence ATGAGCGACATGCTCCCGATGACCCGCACCGGGTACGACAAACTGAAGGCCGAGCTCGAAGAGCTGGAAGACGTGAAGATGCCCGCGGTCGCGATTCGCATCGCCGAGGCCCGCGCCGAGGGGGACCTCAAAGAGAACACCGAGTACCACGGCGCCCGCGAGTCGCAGGGCATGCTGCAGGCGAAGATCAACCTGCTCAAAGACAAGCTCTCCCGCGCGTCGATTGTCGACATGTCCAAACTGCCCAAGGACGAGGTCGTGTTCGGCTGCACGGTGAAGGTGAAGGACCTCGACTTCGGCGACACCGAAGAGTTCACGATGGTCGGCGCCGGCGAGGAGGATTTCGACGAGGGCAAGATCAACATCACGAGCCCGCTCGCGAAGGGGCTCGTCGGCAAGAAGGTGGGCGAGGTGGCCGAGATCGAGGTGCCGGCCGGCGTGAACAAGTTTGAGATCCTCGAGATCTCTTTCGAGGACTGA
- a CDS encoding HDOD domain-containing protein translates to MLEAATQSPTAPAARPVAPKFEPLFEKLGKLAPLPGVAHRVLEIVANDDSCADDLIEAIEWDAAICTSVLRLANSAHCGLRRGVAELKGAVTLLGSDRVCNLAVTASMKSVLGKSAKTGPLDQHQLWKHSVCVAALSQTVAKQCQTADPEEAFLAGLLHDIGLIVMNQHLINETELVFIELQNGTELTVAEQSVLGFDHAQLGAHLTRCARFPDRLVHSIDAHHQPPSNSGGRPGLLDTISLANYLATRLGVGSIANRRLPPPDAQHLQRFGLDRDSLRDLWSEAEPTVEKALDMASV, encoded by the coding sequence ATGCTCGAAGCCGCCACGCAGTCTCCCACGGCGCCAGCCGCAAGGCCCGTGGCGCCGAAATTCGAACCTCTCTTCGAGAAGCTCGGCAAGCTGGCGCCGTTGCCCGGGGTCGCGCACCGGGTGCTCGAGATCGTCGCCAACGACGATTCGTGCGCCGACGACCTGATCGAGGCGATCGAATGGGACGCCGCCATTTGCACCAGCGTCTTGCGATTGGCCAACTCGGCCCACTGCGGCCTGCGTCGTGGTGTGGCCGAACTCAAGGGCGCCGTCACCCTGCTGGGCTCCGACCGGGTCTGCAACCTGGCGGTCACCGCCTCGATGAAAAGCGTGCTCGGCAAGTCCGCCAAGACCGGGCCCCTCGACCAGCACCAGCTGTGGAAGCACTCGGTCTGCGTGGCCGCCTTGAGCCAAACGGTCGCCAAGCAATGCCAAACGGCGGACCCGGAAGAGGCGTTCCTCGCCGGGCTGCTGCACGACATCGGATTGATCGTGATGAACCAACACCTCATCAACGAAACCGAGCTGGTCTTCATCGAACTGCAGAACGGCACAGAGCTCACCGTGGCGGAGCAGTCCGTGCTCGGTTTTGACCACGCCCAGCTCGGCGCCCACCTAACGCGGTGCGCCCGCTTCCCCGACAGGTTGGTCCACTCGATCGACGCCCATCACCAGCCGCCCAGCAACTCCGGCGGGCGCCCCGGGTTACTCGACACGATCTCTTTGGCGAACTACTTGGCGACACGGCTCGGTGTGGGCTCGATCGCCAATCGCCGCCTGCCGCCGCCCGACGCGCAGCACCTCCAGCGGTTCGGCCTAGACCGCGACTCGCTCCGCGATCTCTGGTCCGAGGCCGAGCCGACCGTCGAGAAAGCGCTCGACATGGCCTCGGTCTAA
- a CDS encoding S1C family serine protease, whose translation MEPSSHDHTPHDPAFKGDASHDDSMVSPPATPTSLETAAPVGPASDSPYAKPNLVIKDPDPYAFANRIRRLTIALCVISCVALAPFLYERLGYQSRRGQLRADYEFASEHMGEIAPRMVEFSMASRMVAMRAGPSVVSIHRPGARGQMGQGSGVVVDAKGYIVTNHHVIGDAPSLIVEMQDGSTRDATVVGSDPAMDLAVLKVDANGLIAAEWGDSERLEVGDLVWALGSPFGLSSSMTFGIVSAKSRRSGSGVTRALYQEFLQTDVAINPGNSGGPLVDVQGRVVGINTAILGDSYRGVSFAIPSEFAKDIYLKLRDNGHIERGYLGIEPQALPEVARRAFGLDFGEGVWVAQVMRPSPAQLGGLRQGDVILSWNDHAATDPTLLSREIAASDIGSTAEVSIKRMVAGEVVEQMLEVEVGRSSASGR comes from the coding sequence ATGGAACCCAGCTCGCACGACCACACCCCGCACGACCCTGCGTTCAAGGGCGACGCGTCGCACGACGACTCGATGGTGAGCCCGCCGGCAACGCCCACCAGCCTCGAAACGGCGGCCCCGGTTGGCCCGGCGAGCGACTCGCCGTACGCCAAACCGAACCTGGTGATCAAAGACCCCGACCCGTACGCGTTCGCCAACCGCATCCGCCGGCTGACAATCGCGCTGTGCGTGATCAGTTGTGTGGCGCTCGCGCCGTTTCTGTACGAGCGGCTCGGCTACCAAAGCCGCCGCGGTCAGCTTCGCGCCGACTACGAATTCGCCAGCGAGCACATGGGCGAGATAGCCCCCCGCATGGTGGAGTTCAGCATGGCGTCGCGGATGGTCGCCATGCGCGCCGGGCCGAGCGTGGTGAGCATCCACCGCCCCGGCGCCCGCGGGCAGATGGGCCAGGGGTCGGGCGTGGTGGTCGACGCCAAGGGGTACATCGTCACCAACCATCACGTGATCGGCGACGCGCCGTCGCTGATCGTCGAGATGCAGGACGGCAGCACCCGCGACGCCACGGTGGTCGGCTCCGACCCGGCGATGGACCTCGCCGTGCTGAAGGTCGACGCCAACGGGCTCATCGCCGCCGAGTGGGGCGACAGCGAACGCCTAGAAGTGGGCGATCTCGTCTGGGCGCTTGGCAGTCCGTTCGGCCTGTCGAGCAGCATGACGTTCGGCATCGTCAGCGCGAAAAGCCGCCGCAGCGGCAGCGGCGTCACGCGGGCGTTGTACCAGGAGTTCTTGCAGACCGACGTGGCGATCAATCCCGGCAACAGCGGCGGGCCGCTCGTCGACGTGCAGGGCCGCGTGGTGGGCATCAACACCGCGATCCTCGGCGATTCGTACCGCGGCGTGAGCTTCGCCATCCCGAGCGAGTTCGCCAAGGACATCTACCTGAAGCTCCGCGACAACGGGCACATCGAACGCGGCTACCTCGGCATCGAGCCGCAGGCCTTACCCGAAGTTGCCCGACGCGCGTTCGGACTCGACTTTGGCGAGGGGGTGTGGGTTGCGCAAGTCATGCGGCCCAGCCCCGCGCAGCTCGGCGGCCTGAGGCAGGGCGACGTCATTTTGTCGTGGAACGACCACGCGGCGACCGATCCCACGCTGCTGAGCCGCGAGATCGCCGCCAGCGACATCGGCTCGACCGCCGAGGTGAGCATCAAAAGGATGGTCGCCGGCGAGGTCGTTGAGCAGATGCTCGAGGTCGAGGTCGGCAGGTCGAGCGCCTCGGGGCGGTAA